A region of the Candidatus Thermoplasmatota archaeon genome:
ATCAAGAATTACCAGGGTATGAAGTCCAAGCCCCTTGTTTTCTTTGATCGCATCGTAACAACTTTCTGGGAAAGCCACATGCTCTGGAAAAGGCAAACTCGCGACTTTTCCAAACTTATAATGCTGCAACCCTAAAAGACTTGGTACAGCACTGAGAATAGAGCATCCATGAATTATTCTTGTTTTTATTTTATTATCAATTGCTTGCAACCTTAGAGCTAGATGAGTTGTTGCCATCATAGTATCGCCAGCACATGCAAAAACTACTCTCTTAACTTTTGCTTCTTCAATTATTTTTTC
Encoded here:
- the dph5 gene encoding diphthine synthase: MGELSFVGLGLYDEKDLSLKALEELKSADKIFAEFYTSKLVGTTIEKLESLIGKKIELLNREEVESGEKIIEEAKVKRVVFACAGDTMMATTHLALRLQAIDNKIKTRIIHGCSILSAVPSLLGLQHYKFGKVASLPFPEHVAFPESCYDAIKENKGLGLHTLVILD